One segment of Tenrec ecaudatus isolate mTenEca1 chromosome 1, mTenEca1.hap1, whole genome shotgun sequence DNA contains the following:
- the SMIM12 gene encoding small integral membrane protein 12 translates to MWPVLWTVVRTYAPYVTFPVAFVVGAVGYHLEWFIRGKGPQPVEEEKSISERREDRKLDELLGKDHTQVVSLKDKLEFAPKAALNRNRPEKN, encoded by the coding sequence ATGTGGCCGGTGCTTTGGACCGTGGTGCGTACCTATGCTCCCTATGTCACATTTCCGGTGGCCTTCGTGGTCGGGGCTGTGGGCTACCACCTGGAGTGGTTCATCCGGGGAAAGGGCCCCCAGCCCGTGGAGGAGGAGAAGAGCATCTCCGAGCGCCGGGAGGACCGCAAGCTGGACGAGCTGCTAGGCAAGGACCACACACAGGTGGTGAGCCTTAAGGACAAGCTGGAATTTGCCCCGAAAGCTGCCCTGAACAGAAACCGcccagagaagaactaa